A window of Euwallacea similis isolate ESF13 chromosome 10, ESF131.1, whole genome shotgun sequence contains these coding sequences:
- the LOC136411739 gene encoding neuropeptide-like 4 isoform X1, whose translation MFKFVAVVFAALMAVVFAAPNPAPKPSAALLTYNTPLSYPLAYSSQYQYSAPAYSAPSYISSYGTPLAYSAYAPAYYL comes from the exons ATGTTCAAATTC GTAGCTGTCGTATTCGCCGCCCTCATGGCCGTAGTCTTTGCCGCCCCCAACCCGGCTCCTAAGCCTAGTGCCGCCCTGCTAACGTACAACACGCCCCTGAGCTACCCCCTGGCCTACAGTTCGCAGTACCAGTACAGTGCTCCAGCTTACAGCGCCCCTAGCTACATTTCATCCTACGGGACGCCCTTGGCTTACTCTGCTTACGCCCCAGCTTACTACCTGTAA
- the LOC136411739 gene encoding neuropeptide-like 4 isoform X2: MFKFVAVVFAALMAVVFAAPNPAPKPSAALLTYNTPLSYPLAYSSQYQYSAPAYSAPSYISSYGTPLAYSAYAPAYYL, encoded by the exons ATGTTCAAGTTT GTAGCTGTCGTATTCGCCGCCCTCATGGCCGTAGTCTTTGCCGCCCCCAACCCGGCTCCTAAGCCTAGTGCCGCCCTGCTAACGTACAACACGCCCCTGAGCTACCCCCTGGCCTACAGTTCGCAGTACCAGTACAGTGCTCCAGCTTACAGCGCCCCTAGCTACATTTCATCCTACGGGACGCCCTTGGCTTACTCTGCTTACGCCCCAGCTTACTACCTGTAA
- the LOC136411495 gene encoding neuropeptide-like 4 has product MFKFVAVVFAALMAVVLAAPNPAPKPSAALLTYNTPLSYPLAYSSQYQYSAPAYSAPSYISSYGTPLAYSAYAPAYYL; this is encoded by the exons ATGTTCAAGTTT GTAGCTGTCGTATTCGCCGCCCTCATGGCCGTAGTCCTCGCCGCCCCCAACCCGGCTCCTAAGCCCAGTGCCGCCCTGCTGACGTACAACACGCCCCTGAGCTACCCCCTGGCCTACAGCTCGCAGTACCAGTACAGTGCTCCAGCTTACAGCGCCCCTAGCTACATTTCATCCTACGGGACGCCCTTGGCTTACTCTGCTTACGCCCCAGCTTACTACCTGTAA
- the LOC136411544 gene encoding neuropeptide-like 4, producing the protein MFAKFIVIFFAILAAAMAVPTPEAKADPKAKPGLFVYSAPLVANPVAYSAAYSAPLTYAAAPVAYSAYPAYSAYSAYSAPYVAAW; encoded by the exons ATGTTCGCCAAATTCATT GTGATTTTCTTCGCCATCTTGGCCGCCGCCATGGCAGTGCCGACCCCCGAAGCTAAAGCCGACCCTAAGGCTAAACCTGGACTCTTCGTTTACAGCGCCCCCTTAGTGGCAAACCCTGTAGCTTATTCCGCCGCCTATAGTGCTCCCTTGACTTACGCCGCCGCTCCTGTGGCTTATAGCGCTTACCCCGCGTATTCGGCCTACTCTGCCTACTCTGCCCCTTACGTCGCTGCCTGGTAG